The Montipora foliosa isolate CH-2021 chromosome 14, ASM3666993v2, whole genome shotgun sequence genome window below encodes:
- the LOC137985068 gene encoding filamin-A-like, with amino-acid sequence MTARRRDMAYPSPKNIIMPMFGYVRVIRRRTLTKWVNVHLYEADLSIEDVADLIDCVIAAKLVNVLSGSRIAVPIFEPQRKKRQEVGWKNICSYLASRGFPPECTDPGNFTQDNIDLLLEFVWNLVLYYLINPLQVMFSQTQGSARDFILSWVRQKLPNRNVTNLDKDWQNGVLICELVNATQTGLIPPKLYADKSNGEGNAKLGMQIAHDAFGIPQVISPFDLASSQLDELSLLTYLALFCKYESLLSGNNKKGVTDLAETRNQEIHCKAYGSGLRSSELGKVAEFVVELNGAKPTDITIAIECKPLQGAGHDDKPDLSVKPLNRNTYCVKYLPARPGDYVISILHCGAHILRSPFYLTVPELNGVHTGKNYHKDPTNGTSSNGTISQNGGHSETSIKSTSSQPCSPIPQSDEKNSPSPAFMVNEPSLRISLNTAEGPGLVAGEVGRIGKFTVVTDNSTKGPLSVCISCPAVSIPVPYVKSTKKDGHTEHDVLYIPTEPGAYEVYIKWGNLSITGSPFKVFINNVSEDAVINGLTRGIDDLGGRGRIRVYYAAMSSNVKVRRDNELLEKFLGEKGISSRSDFDPWIPLDVGMSKLERDKVFSKAGTRCTPMVFANDVFIGNYEDVLIMDKQGLFDRYLK; translated from the exons ATGACAGCACGCAGACGGGATATGGCATATCCTTCGCCGAAAAATATTATCATGCCCATGTTTGGGTACGTGCGAGTCATTAGACGAAGAACGCTGACGAAATGGGTCAATGTGCACTTGTACGAAGCTGATTTATCGATCGAAGATGTTGCCGACCTGATAGACTGTGTAATAGCCGCAAAACTGGTGAATGTACTATCGGGAAGTCGTATTGCTGTACCTATATTTGAGCCTCAGAGAAAGAAACGCCAGGAAGTCGGATGGAAGAACATATGCAGCTATTTAGCAAGCCGTGGTTTTCCTCCAGAATGCACTG ATCCCGGTAATTTCACACAAGATAACATTGACCTTTTACTTGAGTTTGTTTGGAACTTAGTGCTCTATTATCTTATAAATCCTTTACAAGTCATGTTCAGCCAGACGCAAGGATCCGCAAGAGATTTTATTCTTTCCTGGGTGCGTCAAAAGCTTCCCAATAGAAACGTGACAAACCTTGACAAAGACTGGCAAAATGGTGTGTTGATATGTGAACTGGTAAATGCTACTCAGACTGGACTTATTCCTCCAAAACTTTACGCCGATAAATCAAACGGCGAAGGGAATGCGAAACTGGGGATGCAGATTGCGCATGATGCCTTTGGGATACCGCAGGTCATTTCCCCTTTTGATCTAGCGTCGTCTCAATTGGACGAGTTGAGTCTTCTCACATACTTGGCGTTATTTTGCAAGTATGAAAGTCTGCTCAGCGGAAATAATAAAAAGGGCGTGACAGACCTTGCAGAGACCAGGAATCAAGAAATCCATTGCAAAGCGTACGGTTCAGGTCTGAGATCCAGTGAACTTGGAAAAGTTGCGGAGTTTGTGGTAGAATTAAACGGTGCCAAACCCACCGATATCACAATCGCAATTGAATGCAAGCCTCTTCAAGGAGCCGGACATGATGATAAGCCCGATCTTAGCGTAAAACCGCTGAACAGGAACACGTATTGTGTGAAATATTTACCGGCACGACCCGGAGATTACGTCATCAGTATATTGCATTGTGGGGCGCACATTCTGAGAAGCCCCTTTTATCTCACTGTTCCTGAGTTGAACGGTGTTCATACTGGAAAGAACTACCACAAAGACCCCACGAATGGTACTTCTTCTAATGGCACAATTAGTCAAAACGGCGGTCACTCTGAAACGTCTATCAAGTCGACGAGCTCGCAGCCGTGTTCCCCAATTCCGCAATCAGATGAAAAGAACTCGCCCTCCCCTGCCTTCATGGTAAATGAACCTTCACTCCGAATTTCCTTGAATACTGCTGAGGGACCAGGCCTTGTTGCAGGAGAGGTCGGTCGCATAGGCAAGTTTACAGTTGTCACTGACAACTCAACCAAAGGCCCTTTGAGTGTCTGCATTAGCTGTCCAGCGGTTTCTATTCCCGTGCCTTATGTAAAAAGCACGAAGAAAGATGGTCATACAGAGCACGATGTGTTGTACATACCCACAGAACCAGGCGCTTACGAGGTATACATCAAATGGGGCAACCTGTCCATTACCGGAAGTCCATTCAAAGTTTTCATTAACAACGTTTCGGAAGACGCCGTCATTAACGGGTTGACCCGCGGGATTGACGATCTTGGTGGGCGTGGAAGAATACGGGTGTACTACGCAGCAATGTCGTCGAATGTCAAAGTTAGAAGAGATAATGAACTGTTAGAGAAATTCTTAGGAGAAAAAGGAATATCCAGTCGTTCAGATTTTGATCCATGGATTCCCCTGGATGTTGGCATGAGTAAGCTTGAAAGAGACAAAGTCTTTTCAAAGGCGGGGACTCGATGCACACCAATGGTGTTTGCTAATGATGTGTTCATTGGCAATTACGAGGACGTGTTAATTATGGATAAGCAAGGATTATTTGACAGATACTTAAAATGA